The genomic stretch AATAAATATTCTTCTTTCGGGTCTAATATGCGTACATTTCTGAGACCTATCTTTTCAGCTATTTTATAATTGACACCTCCGGGTGCATTATCCAGATTGGTATGTGCCGAATAAATGACAATATCATTTTTAATGGCTTTCAAAACACACCGTTCAATGTAATCCCGACCAATAATAGATTTATAACCTTTAAATATAAGTGGATGATGTGATATAATCAGGTTGTATCCCAACATGACAGCTTCATCCACAACAGCTTCAGTAACGTCCAGACACAACAAAGCCCCTGTTGCTTCCGCTTCTGTCAGTCCAACTTGCAATCCGGCATTATCAAATCCGTCTTGCAAAGGCAGAGGCGCGAACCTTTCAAGGGCACTTACTATTTCCTTAATTTTCATTCGTTCGCGAAAATTTGATCGCAAAGATAATCAATCCATTTGAATTTAAAAAGCAACCAAGCTATTTTTTATACTTTCCCCACTTTATCATTTTATTTTTCAAAGCATAACGTTCGTCAACAACACGGTCTGTCGGAAAAAAAGTAAGATGAATACGCCATCCGCCCGAATGAAACGTAAATTTGCGGGCTGATATTCCTGTTTCTATCAAAGCTAGTTTATCAATGATAAATGCTTTAATATCTACAGGAAATTCCTCTCCTTCATACATTATATCCGCAGTGACAAAGAAACCGGGAGTTGATAATTCTGCTATATATTTCCAAATTTGCTCATTCATGTTTTTCTATTTTATTGAAAGAAATATATAATGTATACAAAGCAAGGAAAGACCCTACTTCCGTTTGGTATCCTTATGAACTCGTAACAACCGGCCATAACTGTCGAATGATTTCCGTGAAGCCAGAAAAATGGTCATCATTAGTGAAAGCATAGATGCCACCACAGTTATAACTACAATCATAATCTGATATTTGATAGCCACATGTGGCGAACTTCCTCCCAATATCTGCCCAATCATAGTTCCCGGCAATGCAACAAGCCCTGTTACTGCCATATTGGCAATGCCCGGACTGAACGCTTTAATAAGAGCCTGACGCACAAATGGAGCTATCGCCTCATTACGGGTAGCGCCATTCCCCAACAGAAAATAATAAAGTTGCTGTTCCCTACGCAATCCGGCATAGTAAGTATTTAATCCTATCACATTCACTCCCAACATATTCCCCATGATTATACCAAAAACCGGAATAAAATACTGGGCACTGAAGATGTTATCCAACTTTAATACAAAGCCAAGGAAATAAAGTCCGACAAGCACCACTGTTACAAAAAAACCGATAGAAATAGGAATCATCAAAATTCCGCGTTTTAACCGCGTACGCGTCAAAGCCGTTTCAGCAGCCACCCCAACCATGATGATCACCCACAAAAAATTAATAAACGGATTGTTCCATTCAAACAGAAAACGAAGATAAGCCCCAATCAAAAACAACTGTATAATCATACGTACTGTGCCTATCAGAACCGGTTTAAGCAAGCCCGTCTTGAAACGCCATAAAAAATAAACCGGAATAAGCATCAGCAGCAATCCTACTCCCAAACTGCCATAGTCTATATCAATTGTTCCCATCAGTCAGATTATAAAGTAAATACCTTGTCGCATCCGGCAGCAAACTGTTTGTCATGCGAAACAGACAATATAGTCATTCCTTTACTGCATAAGGATTTAAAGAAGTTAATCACCCGTAAACACGATTCCGGATCAAGTGCCGAAGTCGGTTCGTCCACTACCAGTAAAGGTTTGTCAAGCAAGGCTGTCACTGCCAACATGATACGCTGACGCTGACCACCCGACACTTCATTTACCCGTTTATCATAAAGTTTCTCTTCCAATCCTAATGATACGAAATAATCCATCAGCCGCTCTTTGCTGAATCCCGCCTCACGATTTGCCTTCAGTTCAAAAGGCATCCGCACCATTTCACTGACCCATTCCAAAGGAAGAGCCAACTCCTGGGGAATCCATGCTATTTTCTTTCGGATATGATCCGCCGTCTTAGGTGCCAGCAGTGTGCCGTCCACCCTTATTGTCCCTTCACTTAAAGGAACAAAGCCCAAAACAGCTTTCAGCAATGAAGATTTTCCACTGCCGGAACCACCACAAATGCATACACTTTCTCCGTAATGAACTTGCAGGTCAAGTCCTCTGAAAAGAGTCAGATTACCAAAACTTATAGATATATTTTCTATATTAATCATCACATTAAAACAAAAAGAGTCGGGAGCATTCACTGCTGCCGACTCCACATAATGTATTAAAAATAAAATAAATGTGTCGAAGTTTAATATGCTCTCGCAAAGAGAACACGGCGAGCAGATGGTTTTCCGGTTACCATACACTTGCCCGGAGTCAGGCTCTCTTCATCAGCATCAAAAGGAAGACAACGAATTGTTGCCTTGGTATCCTCTTTAATCCGGTCTTCCGTTTCCGGGGTTCCATCCCAATGAGCCAGAATAAAGCCACCTTTCTCTATCTGTTCCTTGAAATCATCGTATGAATCCACTTTCACGATATGTTCGTTACGATAGTTCAATGCCTTCTGATAAATATTGTTCTGAATATCCTCCAACAATTGTTGTACATATTCTTCGATTCCGTCGCAAGAACGAGTTTCTTTTTCCAATGTATCACGACGCATCACTTCCATTGTATTGTTTTCAAGATCACGGCCACCCATTACCAAGCGAACAGGCACACCTTTCAGTTCGTAATCTGCAAACTTGAATCCCGGACGCTTATTGTCTGCATTATCATATTTCACAGAAATACCCATTGCTTTCAACTTGTTGACAATGCCTTCTACTTTTGCATCAATCTTCTTCAGCATTTCATCATTCTTATAAATAGGAACGATAACTACCTGAATAGGAGCCAAATGTGGTGGCAACACCAATCCGTTATCATCAGAGTGAGTCATTATCAATGCACCCATCAAACGGGTAGATACTCCCCAGGAAGTAGCCCAAACATAATCCAGCTTATTGTTTTTGTCAACAAACTGTACATTGAACGCTTTCGCAAAATTCTGTCCCAAGAAGTGAGAAGTACCACATTGCAATGCCTTTCCATCCTGCATCAAACCTTCGATGGTGTAAGTATCCAACGCACCCGCGAAACGTTCATTAGCCGATTTTACCCCTTTGATTACCGGGACAGCCATATACTTCTCGGCGAAGTCACCATACACATGCAACATTTTCTGTGCTTCCGCTTCTGCTTCCTCGCGGGTCGCATGAGCCGTATGACCTTCCTGCCACAAGAACTCCGCAGTACGCAGGAACAAACGGGTACGCATCTCCCACCGCATAACATTTGCCCATTGGTTGCACAAGATAGGCAGGTCACGATAGGAATTAATCCAGTTCTTATATGTACTCCAAATGATTGTTTCAGATGTAGGGCGGATAATCAATTCTTCTTCCAGTTTGGCAGCCGGATCTACGATAACACCCGAACCGTCCTCTGCATTCTTCAGACGATAGTGAGTAACTACAGCACACTCTTTGGCAAATCCTTCTACGTGCTCAGCTTCACGGCTAAGGTAAGATTTCGGGATAAGCAACGGGAAATAGGCATTTACGTGACCGGTTTCCTTAAACATATCGTCCAACTGACGCTGCATTTTCTCCCAAATGGCGTATCCGTAAGGCTTGATAACCATACATCCACGCACAGGTGATTGTTCAGCCAAATCGGCCTTCACCACCAAGTCATTATACCACTGAGAATAATTCTCGCTTCTTTTGGTAAGTTCTTTCAATTCTACTGCCATGCTATATCGTTATTTTTGTTTTTCCTTTTTAAGAGTTTGCAAAATTAGTAAAAAAGCATGGGAAAGTACTAATGATTTAGCAAAAATATAGAGTCGAAAAATATAAAAATAACTTATTGATAACGATAATACCACCAATAGGTATCACCATATTCCCGCCGCATACGGTTTTTCTCTTCCACTGGTGATGAAAATTCCTTCTGACGGTTAAGAAACTCATCCAAACGCCGCACCATCAGCGTGTCTTTAACTTCTCTTCCATATCCAGGATGAGTCCGTTTATAAAGCACCAATGCCTCACGATAATAACGCGGCAATGTATCTTGCTCGAAACAATACATATCAACCGCCGATACAAATTTATCCAATTTCTTATCCAGCAGCAATGCACTCATATAATAATTCAAAGCGGTATGTCTACCTATTTCATCACGACAGATACGGGCCAAAAAGTCTACTGTCTCTTCTGCAACATGTGGTCTTACACCAAGATGAGCATACAAGCTATCGGCATTCAAGCGCAAAGTTTCCTGAGAATGAGGCGCAAACAAAAGCCCTTCCGCACCATAATATTGAGGGTATTCAAACAAATGCTCCCCCATGGTACCTTCCAAAGACATAGCATAGGCTCTAAGCACTGTCAATGTACGGGTTGTTTCCAAAGACTTTGCTCCTATCATCCGTGCAGCTTCATAATGATGATTACGGATAGCCTGCTCCACAGCCAGTTCATGATGAAAATTCACATTCGTATTTCCTATACCTACCGTCATCAGGCATAAAAGTGTCAAAATTGCTAAGTTAGAGTTTATTAAGCCCAATATAGAACCCTCTTGATTCAACCAGGAACGAAACACACGCCGTAAAGTATAGACCACACCTATATATATAAGCAAAAGCAACGGCAGCAGCCAAAACCATTTATCCTCTATGTTTCCTCCGTGGAAAATAGTCCGGTCCACATCCGTCAGCACTCCCAGCAACAGACAAGACGGGAAATAAGAAAGTGTTCGCACAGGGCCTTTTAATCCCATCAATCCATTGATTCCCCAACGGAATACCAATAAAACCACTGTAATGATGATAGCTCCTGCCAACGGAGAATAATGTGTCTTTCCTTGTGACAATGAATAATGCAATGCACCTACGACATCTTTCTGAAGCACAAAAAGATAGACAATACTAAAAATAGAGAAAAGAAGACCGCACGCAACCGTGAGGATGCGGGCGGCTCTTTTATAGGATAAGCTGTTGTTGCTGCTCATAAATTACTCTTTCACTTTTTTCAATACCACAGCCGAACGGGCAGGCAGATACAGTTTCAGCCATTCCTTTTTATCCTTCTTATAAAGAGGGTCGAAATTAGTGAAATGACGTATACTGTCATCAGCCAGACCATTGCCTCCGAAAGCTGTCGCATCCGTATTCAGTACCACATCATACGCCCCGACAGGCACTAGGAAACCATAGTCTGTAAATGACTTGGTAGGATTGAAATTAAATACAAAAATCAAATTCTTACGCCGGTAAGCCAACACTTGGTCACCATCGTTATGCCATACCTCAATCACTGGAGTATCCTGAATATTTTTCACACTTTCAATGAGGTGGACCATAGCTGAATCAAAATCGCCCAAGTAATGGTAACACAGGTTCTTATTATCAAAAAGTCCCCACTGACGACGGGCATATTTATGCGACCATCCGTTACCTTCACGTGGAAAATCAATCCATTCGGGATGCCCGAATTCATTACCCATAAAGTTCAAATATCCTCCATTGATGGTAGAGGCAGTAAGCAAACGAATCATCTTATGCAATGCGATGCCACGATGCACTGTATAATTTTCATCCCCTTTCTGGAAATGCCAATACATATCAGCATCTATCAGACGGAAAATAATAGTCTTATCGCCCACCAATGCCTGGTCATGGCTTTCGGCATACGAAATAGTCTTCTCGTCCTTACGTCTGTTGGTCACTTCCCAGAACATGCTGCTCGGTTTCCAGTCTTCATCAATCTTCTCCTTGATTGTTTTAATCCAATAATCCGGAATATTCATGGCCATACGGTAATCAAACCCATATCCACCATTTTGAATCGGTGCTGCCAACCCGGGCATACCCGAAACTTCTTCCGCAATGGTAATCGCTTTGGAATTTACCTGATGAATCAACTTGTTGGCCAATGTCAAATAACAAATCGCATTATCATCCTGATTCCCGTTAAAGTAATCCCCATAATTACAGAAAGCCTCTCCCAAGCCGTGGCTATAATACAACATAGATGTCACACCGTCAAAACGAAAACCGTCAAAA from Phocaeicola dorei encodes the following:
- a CDS encoding ABC transporter permease, whose translation is MGTIDIDYGSLGVGLLLMLIPVYFLWRFKTGLLKPVLIGTVRMIIQLFLIGAYLRFLFEWNNPFINFLWVIIMVGVAAETALTRTRLKRGILMIPISIGFFVTVVLVGLYFLGFVLKLDNIFSAQYFIPVFGIIMGNMLGVNVIGLNTYYAGLRREQQLYYFLLGNGATRNEAIAPFVRQALIKAFSPGIANMAVTGLVALPGTMIGQILGGSSPHVAIKYQIMIVVITVVASMLSLMMTIFLASRKSFDSYGRLLRVHKDTKRK
- a CDS encoding ATP-binding cassette domain-containing protein, with amino-acid sequence MINIENISISFGNLTLFRGLDLQVHYGESVCICGGSGSGKSSLLKAVLGFVPLSEGTIRVDGTLLAPKTADHIRKKIAWIPQELALPLEWVSEMVRMPFELKANREAGFSKERLMDYFVSLGLEEKLYDKRVNEVSGGQRQRIMLAVTALLDKPLLVVDEPTSALDPESCLRVINFFKSLCSKGMTILSVSHDKQFAAGCDKVFTL
- the proS gene encoding proline--tRNA ligase, giving the protein MAVELKELTKRSENYSQWYNDLVVKADLAEQSPVRGCMVIKPYGYAIWEKMQRQLDDMFKETGHVNAYFPLLIPKSYLSREAEHVEGFAKECAVVTHYRLKNAEDGSGVIVDPAAKLEEELIIRPTSETIIWSTYKNWINSYRDLPILCNQWANVMRWEMRTRLFLRTAEFLWQEGHTAHATREEAEAEAQKMLHVYGDFAEKYMAVPVIKGVKSANERFAGALDTYTIEGLMQDGKALQCGTSHFLGQNFAKAFNVQFVDKNNKLDYVWATSWGVSTRLMGALIMTHSDDNGLVLPPHLAPIQVVIVPIYKNDEMLKKIDAKVEGIVNKLKAMGISVKYDNADNKRPGFKFADYELKGVPVRLVMGGRDLENNTMEVMRRDTLEKETRSCDGIEEYVQQLLEDIQNNIYQKALNYRNEHIVKVDSYDDFKEQIEKGGFILAHWDGTPETEDRIKEDTKATIRCLPFDADEESLTPGKCMVTGKPSARRVLFARAY
- a CDS encoding DUF6057 family protein, with product MSSNNSLSYKRAARILTVACGLLFSIFSIVYLFVLQKDVVGALHYSLSQGKTHYSPLAGAIIITVVLLVFRWGINGLMGLKGPVRTLSYFPSCLLLGVLTDVDRTIFHGGNIEDKWFWLLPLLLLIYIGVVYTLRRVFRSWLNQEGSILGLINSNLAILTLLCLMTVGIGNTNVNFHHELAVEQAIRNHHYEAARMIGAKSLETTRTLTVLRAYAMSLEGTMGEHLFEYPQYYGAEGLLFAPHSQETLRLNADSLYAHLGVRPHVAEETVDFLARICRDEIGRHTALNYYMSALLLDKKLDKFVSAVDMYCFEQDTLPRYYREALVLYKRTHPGYGREVKDTLMVRRLDEFLNRQKEFSSPVEEKNRMRREYGDTYWWYYRYQ
- a CDS encoding alpha amylase C-terminal domain-containing protein, producing the protein MENTTPKLGIIESDPWLEPYSAAIEGRHQHALDKELELTGGKGTLSDFATGYLYFGLHRTRRGWVFREWAPNAKEIYLIGDFNDWKEHGDYRMYHVKNSPGVWEVELQSGAIKHGDLYKLKVRWNGGEGERIPAWANRVVQDDQTKIFSAQVWEPENPYRFRKKVFRAKTDPLMIYECHIGMAQEEERVGTYNEFREKILPRIAEAGYNCIQIMAIQEHPYYGSFGYHVSSFFAPSSRFGTPDELKELIDTAHRMGIAVIMDIVHSHAVKNEVEGLGNFAGDPNQYFYPGGRREHPAWDSLCFDYGKNEVIHFLLSNCKYWMDEFRFDGFRFDGVTSMLYYSHGLGEAFCNYGDYFNGNQDDNAICYLTLANKLIHQVNSKAITIAEEVSGMPGLAAPIQNGGYGFDYRMAMNIPDYWIKTIKEKIDEDWKPSSMFWEVTNRRKDEKTISYAESHDQALVGDKTIIFRLIDADMYWHFQKGDENYTVHRGIALHKMIRLLTASTINGGYLNFMGNEFGHPEWIDFPREGNGWSHKYARRQWGLFDNKNLCYHYLGDFDSAMVHLIESVKNIQDTPVIEVWHNDGDQVLAYRRKNLIFVFNFNPTKSFTDYGFLVPVGAYDVVLNTDATAFGGNGLADDSIRHFTNFDPLYKKDKKEWLKLYLPARSAVVLKKVKE